Proteins encoded by one window of Blautia luti:
- a CDS encoding IS66 family transposase yields the protein MPDTYDHITLMCRLKAAQRRNKELESGERYIQLEELHQKEYNVYEHKIEKLKKELADAHKETIRVRNYWLQVLEDMLREFEKAQKRSAQELRKMEIRALNAEKQRDDALDKAAVFRHQFYEAASRLEEEQGKNLKLRAQINRDYENSSIPSSKAVRRKKITNNREKTGRKPGGQPGHKGHCRKRQEPTQPVILLPPPEEVLEDCAFKKTARTIIKQMVSIRMVLNVMEYHADVYYNSHTGERAHAAFPDGVIDDVNYDGSIRAFLFLLNNDCCTSIDKSRAFLSDLTGGKLNISKGMISRLNREFALKTEPERRSAYADMLLSPVMHTDCTNARENGKSCQVYVCATPDGKALYFAREKKGHEGVKGTVTEDYQGILVHDHDITFYNYGADHQECLAHVLRYLKASMENEPDRTWNKKMHALVQEMVHFRNGCRQPHGPDPEIVSGFEKRYREILETARKEYEDIPANDYYKDGYNLFLRMEKYMHNHLLFLHDIRVPATNNEAERLLRNYKRKQAQAVTFRSFESIDYLCQCMSMLVLMRLEDPANIYDRVSRIFG from the coding sequence ATGCCTGATACTTATGATCATATCACTCTCATGTGTCGGCTGAAAGCTGCACAACGCAGAAACAAAGAACTGGAATCTGGCGAAAGATATATCCAGTTAGAAGAACTTCATCAGAAAGAGTACAACGTTTATGAACATAAGATTGAGAAGCTGAAAAAAGAACTTGCAGATGCGCACAAAGAAACGATCCGTGTGCGCAATTACTGGCTTCAGGTACTGGAGGATATGCTCCGAGAGTTTGAAAAGGCACAAAAAAGGTCCGCGCAGGAACTCCGAAAAATGGAGATCCGTGCACTGAATGCAGAAAAGCAAAGAGATGATGCACTGGATAAAGCAGCCGTTTTCAGACATCAGTTTTATGAAGCGGCATCCAGACTGGAAGAAGAACAGGGAAAGAATCTGAAACTACGGGCACAGATCAACCGCGATTATGAAAACTCTTCTATTCCTTCTTCAAAAGCAGTACGACGTAAAAAGATCACAAACAACAGGGAAAAAACAGGCAGAAAACCAGGCGGGCAGCCTGGCCACAAAGGGCACTGCCGGAAAAGGCAGGAGCCTACGCAGCCAGTTATCCTCCTTCCTCCACCTGAAGAAGTGCTCGAAGACTGTGCTTTTAAAAAGACTGCCAGGACCATCATAAAGCAGATGGTAAGTATCCGTATGGTCCTGAATGTAATGGAATATCATGCAGATGTTTATTATAACAGTCATACGGGAGAACGTGCACATGCAGCATTTCCAGATGGAGTTATCGATGATGTGAATTATGATGGCAGCATACGGGCTTTTCTGTTCCTTCTGAACAATGACTGCTGTACATCCATTGATAAGAGCAGAGCTTTTCTGTCCGACCTGACGGGTGGAAAACTGAATATTTCCAAAGGCATGATAAGCAGACTAAACCGGGAGTTTGCTTTAAAAACTGAGCCTGAACGCAGGTCTGCCTATGCAGATATGCTGCTTTCCCCTGTTATGCATACGGATTGTACAAATGCCAGGGAAAACGGAAAGAGCTGCCAGGTATATGTCTGTGCAACCCCGGACGGAAAAGCCCTGTACTTTGCCCGCGAGAAAAAGGGACACGAAGGAGTAAAGGGTACGGTTACAGAAGACTATCAGGGGATCCTTGTCCATGACCATGATATTACCTTTTATAATTATGGAGCAGATCATCAGGAATGCCTTGCCCATGTACTGCGGTATCTGAAAGCCAGCATGGAGAATGAACCAGACCGTACCTGGAATAAAAAAATGCATGCACTGGTGCAGGAAATGGTCCACTTCCGAAATGGATGCCGGCAGCCACACGGGCCAGATCCGGAAATAGTCTCCGGATTCGAAAAACGATACCGTGAGATACTGGAAACTGCCCGGAAAGAATATGAAGACATTCCGGCAAATGATTATTATAAAGACGGGTACAATTTATTCCTGAGAATGGAGAAATACATGCACAACCATCTGTTGTTCCTGCATGATATCCGGGTACCTGCCACGAATAATGAAGCCGAAAGGCTTCTAAGGAATTATAAGCGGAAACAGGCGCAGGCCGTGACATTCAGAAGTTTCGAAAGCATCGATTATCTCTGCCAATGCATGAGCATGCTTGTTTTGATGCGCCTTGAAGATCCGGCAAATATATATGACAGAGTGTCCAGAATATTTGGATAA
- the ftsE gene encoding cell division ATP-binding protein FtsE codes for MIDLVDVSKSYGPGLPAVNHVNLHIDKGEFVFIVGNSGSGKTTLVKLLMKELDSTSGQITVSGERLEGMKHRRVAKYRRKLGVVFQDFRLLKDRNVYENVAFAQRVVNRPTRVIRKRVPEVLQEVGLAGKYKSNPDELSGGEQQRVALARALVNRPDILLADEPTGNLDPKTSEEIMKLLEQINDRGTTVVVVTHNKEIVNAMRKRVVTMHEGSIISDEKEGEYHEA; via the coding sequence ATGATAGACCTTGTAGATGTAAGCAAGTCCTACGGACCCGGGCTTCCGGCCGTGAACCATGTGAACTTACATATAGATAAAGGTGAATTCGTATTTATAGTAGGAAACAGCGGATCAGGAAAAACAACCCTGGTGAAGCTTCTTATGAAAGAACTGGATTCCACATCCGGCCAGATCACTGTAAGCGGAGAGCGCCTTGAAGGAATGAAACACAGACGAGTAGCCAAATACCGCCGTAAACTCGGGGTAGTATTTCAGGATTTCCGTCTTCTGAAAGACAGAAACGTATACGAGAACGTAGCTTTCGCCCAGCGTGTGGTAAACAGACCTACCCGCGTCATCCGTAAAAGGGTTCCGGAAGTTCTTCAGGAGGTAGGACTTGCCGGTAAATATAAATCCAATCCGGATGAGTTATCCGGAGGAGAACAGCAGAGAGTAGCACTGGCCAGAGCTCTGGTAAACCGCCCGGATATCCTTCTGGCAGATGAGCCAACCGGAAACCTGGATCCGAAGACTTCCGAAGAGATCATGAAACTTCTGGAACAGATCAACGACAGAGGAACCACAGTAGTGGTTGTTACACATAACAAAGAAATCGTAAACGCCATGCGTAAACGAGTTGTGACCATGCACGAAGGTTCCATTATAAGTGACGAGAAAGAGGGAGAATATCATGAGGCCTAG
- the ftsX gene encoding permease-like cell division protein FtsX, producing MRPSTIWYTLKQGVKNIKRNWMFSLASIITMAACIFLFGIFFSIVNNVNNIAHKVEQEVPITVFFDEETTNKQIKAIGKKIKARPEVEKIEYQSADDAWQEYKDQYFQGSEAADGFKDDNPLANSANYRVYMNDITKQTELVSYIQELKHVRKVNQSEEAAKTLGNVNKLVSYVSIAIIVLLLVISIFLISNTVSVGIAVRKDEIGIMKYIGATDAFVRAPFVLEGIVLGVIGAAVPLIGLYFCYNGAVSYILTKFNVLSGVVDFIPVWQIYQTLLPISLGLGIGIGLIGSFFTTRKHLRV from the coding sequence ATGAGGCCTAGTACAATCTGGTACACCCTGAAACAGGGTGTCAAAAATATCAAAAGAAACTGGATGTTTTCCCTGGCTTCCATTATTACCATGGCTGCCTGCATTTTTCTGTTCGGGATTTTCTTTTCTATTGTAAATAATGTCAATAACATTGCACATAAAGTAGAGCAGGAAGTACCCATCACCGTATTCTTTGATGAGGAAACTACAAATAAGCAGATCAAAGCCATCGGGAAAAAGATTAAAGCCCGTCCGGAAGTAGAGAAGATCGAGTACCAGTCAGCAGATGATGCATGGCAGGAATATAAAGATCAGTATTTCCAGGGATCAGAAGCGGCAGATGGATTCAAGGACGATAATCCGCTTGCCAATTCAGCGAACTACCGTGTATATATGAATGACATCACGAAACAGACAGAACTTGTTTCTTATATACAGGAACTGAAACATGTAAGAAAAGTCAACCAGTCGGAAGAAGCTGCGAAGACGCTGGGAAATGTAAACAAACTGGTTTCCTATGTTTCCATTGCGATCATTGTGCTGCTTCTGGTTATTTCCATTTTCCTGATCAGTAATACTGTGTCAGTAGGTATTGCTGTACGTAAGGATGAGATTGGAATCATGAAATATATAGGAGCTACTGATGCGTTTGTCCGGGCACCTTTCGTTCTGGAGGGAATTGTTCTGGGCGTTATCGGAGCGGCTGTTCCGCTGATCGGTCTGTATTTCTGTTATAATGGAGCAGTATCCTATATTCTCACGAAATTTAATGTGCTCAGCGGAGTGGTGGATTTCATTCCTGTATGGCAGATTTATCAGACATTGCTTCCTATCAGTCTCGGACTTGGAATCGGAATCGGTCTGATCGGAAGTTTCTTTACAACCAGAAAACATTTAAGAGTATAG
- a CDS encoding PqqD family protein, whose amino-acid sequence MKNNKKKEQQINYLDLIPERSGQLRWHEDIRGKMVLEIENKGAFNTIAQKLFNKPRYTKIHLDQNGTFIWPLIDGKKTVAEIAALVKEEFGEKAEPLYPRIVKYFQIMESYHFVDFINKPKK is encoded by the coding sequence ATGAAAAATAATAAAAAGAAAGAGCAGCAGATCAATTATCTGGATCTGATTCCTGAGCGTTCCGGTCAGCTTCGCTGGCATGAGGACATCAGAGGGAAAATGGTGTTGGAAATAGAAAATAAAGGTGCGTTCAATACGATCGCGCAGAAACTGTTCAATAAACCCAGATATACGAAGATACATCTGGATCAGAACGGAACTTTTATCTGGCCGCTGATTGATGGTAAGAAAACAGTGGCAGAGATTGCGGCACTGGTGAAAGAGGAATTCGGAGAGAAAGCAGAGCCTCTTTATCCGAGGATCGTAAAGTATTTCCAGATAATGGAGAGCTATCATTTTGTTGATTTTATCAATAAGCCGAAGAAATAA
- a CDS encoding PucR family transcriptional regulator, translating into MISNQVLQNTLEGLKEISRTEFCVIDTEGKVLASTFADFSIASADVQAFVESQADSQLVKGYQYFKVCDDYQLEYILVAHGDDEDTYMVGKLAAFQIQNLIVAYKERFDKDSFIKNLLLDNLLLVDIYNRAKKLHIEADVRRVVMILEMPQEKDHSSMESVKSLFGGKSKDFITAVDEKSIIIVKELDEGENYPEMDQLAHTILDTLGMGNDGRTHMAYGTIVNELKEVSRSYKEARMALDVGKIFFGDKEVIAYSSLGIGRLIYQLPIPLCKMFIKEIFGGKSPDDFDEETLVTIDKFFENSLNVSETSRQLYIHRNTLVYRLDKLQKSTGLDLRVFEDAITFKIALMVVRYMKYMETLEY; encoded by the coding sequence ATGATATCGAATCAGGTGCTTCAGAATACTCTTGAAGGATTAAAAGAAATTTCAAGAACAGAATTTTGTGTAATTGATACAGAGGGGAAAGTGCTTGCAAGTACATTTGCAGATTTTTCCATTGCATCAGCAGATGTGCAGGCTTTTGTAGAGTCTCAGGCTGACAGTCAGCTTGTAAAAGGCTACCAGTATTTTAAAGTCTGTGATGATTATCAGCTGGAATATATTCTGGTTGCTCACGGTGATGATGAGGATACTTATATGGTGGGCAAGCTGGCAGCATTCCAGATCCAGAATCTGATCGTAGCCTATAAGGAACGGTTTGATAAAGACAGCTTTATCAAGAACCTTCTCCTTGACAATCTGCTTCTGGTGGATATTTATAATCGTGCGAAGAAACTTCATATTGAAGCGGATGTACGCCGAGTGGTAATGATCCTGGAAATGCCTCAGGAGAAAGACCACAGTTCCATGGAGAGCGTGAAGAGCCTTTTCGGCGGCAAGAGCAAGGATTTTATTACAGCAGTAGATGAGAAGAGCATCATTATTGTAAAAGAACTGGATGAAGGCGAGAACTATCCGGAGATGGATCAGCTTGCCCATACGATCCTGGATACACTTGGCATGGGAAATGACGGCAGAACACATATGGCATATGGAACCATCGTCAATGAACTGAAAGAAGTATCACGTTCCTATAAAGAAGCCCGTATGGCACTGGATGTAGGAAAGATCTTCTTCGGGGATAAAGAGGTTATTGCATACAGTTCACTTGGAATCGGACGTCTGATCTATCAGCTCCCGATCCCGCTGTGTAAAATGTTCATAAAGGAGATCTTCGGCGGCAAGTCCCCTGACGATTTCGATGAAGAGACTCTTGTTACCATTGACAAATTCTTCGAGAACAGTCTCAACGTATCCGAAACTTCCAGACAGCTTTACATCCATAGAAACACTCTGGTTTATCGTCTCGATAAACTTCAGAAAAGCACAGGGCTTGACCTCCGTGTATTCGAAGATGCCATCACATTCAAGATCGCGCTGATGGTAGTACGGTATATGAAATATATGGAAACATTGGAGTACTGA
- a CDS encoding S41 family peptidase, which yields MKNKEFWKGTLAGGLVVAVLGTGVFYGVNYTGGKSVLSDRKCTVKLAALEKIIDESYLGDKDQEKLKEGLYTGLIYGLDDPYSRYYTAEEYEEENTSNQGTYQGIGISMEKNKEGGIRIVECYEGGPGEAAGLKKDDIVSAIDGEDITDTAVSDVADMIRNSDKESVVLTVHRENVEEPMKIKVSITDVELPSVFHEMLDDQIGYIRITEFKGVTCEQYREAFQNLDEQEMKRLIVDLRDNPGGLLDSVCEILREILPEGLIVYTEDKDGNREEQTCDGKNELQIPLAVLVNENSASASEIFAGAVQDYGIGTIVGTTTYGKGVVQSIRQLSDGSAIKLTIANYYTPKGNNINKIGIKPDIEVSLDTSLLNKDKDEITHEEDNQLQEAIKAVEK from the coding sequence ATGAAAAATAAAGAATTCTGGAAAGGCACCCTTGCGGGAGGCCTTGTTGTGGCAGTACTGGGAACAGGAGTGTTTTATGGTGTGAATTACACAGGCGGGAAAAGTGTGCTCAGTGACAGAAAGTGTACCGTGAAACTGGCAGCACTGGAGAAAATCATTGATGAGTCTTATCTGGGAGATAAGGATCAGGAGAAATTAAAAGAAGGTCTTTATACAGGACTGATCTACGGCCTGGATGATCCTTATTCCAGATATTATACAGCAGAAGAATACGAAGAAGAAAACACCTCCAATCAGGGAACTTATCAGGGAATTGGAATTTCCATGGAGAAGAACAAAGAAGGAGGGATACGGATCGTAGAATGCTATGAGGGCGGTCCCGGGGAAGCGGCAGGCCTGAAGAAAGATGATATCGTCAGCGCCATTGACGGGGAAGATATTACAGATACAGCAGTTTCTGATGTGGCAGATATGATCCGGAATTCAGACAAAGAAAGCGTGGTGCTTACTGTCCACAGAGAGAATGTGGAAGAACCCATGAAGATCAAAGTTTCCATAACCGATGTGGAACTGCCCTCTGTATTCCATGAAATGCTGGATGACCAGATTGGTTATATCCGTATTACAGAATTTAAAGGCGTGACCTGCGAGCAGTATCGTGAGGCATTTCAGAATCTGGATGAACAGGAAATGAAACGTCTGATCGTAGATCTTAGGGACAATCCGGGAGGTCTTCTGGACTCTGTATGCGAGATACTCAGAGAGATTCTGCCGGAAGGCCTGATCGTATATACAGAGGATAAAGACGGAAACAGAGAAGAACAAACCTGTGATGGCAAAAATGAACTCCAGATTCCACTTGCAGTCCTGGTAAATGAAAACAGCGCCAGCGCATCGGAGATTTTTGCCGGTGCAGTACAGGACTATGGAATCGGAACCATCGTAGGTACAACTACTTATGGAAAAGGAGTGGTACAGTCCATCCGTCAGCTCTCAGACGGAAGTGCCATCAAACTGACCATCGCCAACTACTACACTCCAAAAGGAAACAACATCAACAAAATAGGGATCAAACCGGACATAGAAGTTTCCCTGGATACCAGCCTTCTAAATAAAGATAAAGACGAGATTACTCATGAAGAAGACAATCAGCTGCAGGAAGCCATAAAGGCAGTAGAAAAATAA
- a CDS encoding RNA-guided endonuclease TnpB family protein, which produces MRKINRAVKIRIYPNKEQIAQIEKTIGCSRFLYNRMLADKIRYYQEEKKMLKNTPAGYKKEYPWLKEVDSLALANVQLNLEGAFRKFFREPGVGFPHYKSKKHSRKSYTTNMVNGNICLQDRFLKLPKMQPVKIKLHRMIPEGWKLKSVTVSREPSGKYFGSLLFDCENQTAEKRQAEKFLGIDFAMHGMCVFSTGERAGYPMFYRNAEKKLAREQRKLSRCEKGSRNYQKQKKKIALYHEKVKNQRKDFQHKLSHSLAEDYDAVCVEDLNLKGIAGGLHFGKGIQDNGYGQFLSMLGYKLEERGKYLIKVDRHFASSKICSVCGHKKKELALSERTYLCECGNRMDRDVNAAVNILEEGKRIYKKCA; this is translated from the coding sequence GTGAGAAAGATAAACCGGGCAGTAAAAATAAGGATCTATCCAAATAAAGAACAGATAGCCCAGATAGAGAAGACAATCGGCTGCAGTCGTTTTCTCTATAACCGGATGCTTGCGGATAAGATCCGTTATTATCAGGAAGAAAAAAAGATGCTGAAAAATACGCCGGCCGGATATAAAAAAGAATATCCATGGCTGAAAGAGGTAGATTCTCTTGCGCTGGCGAATGTACAGTTAAATCTGGAAGGGGCTTTCCGGAAATTTTTCCGGGAACCGGGAGTGGGATTTCCGCATTATAAATCAAAAAAACATTCGCGGAAATCCTATACAACGAATATGGTAAATGGGAATATCTGTCTGCAGGACAGGTTCCTGAAACTGCCAAAGATGCAGCCGGTAAAAATAAAACTCCACCGTATGATCCCGGAGGGATGGAAGCTGAAATCAGTGACTGTGAGCAGGGAACCGTCCGGAAAATATTTTGGCAGCCTGCTGTTCGACTGTGAAAACCAAACAGCGGAGAAAAGACAGGCGGAAAAATTTCTTGGGATCGATTTTGCCATGCATGGGATGTGTGTATTTTCTACCGGTGAAAGAGCCGGATATCCCATGTTTTACCGGAATGCAGAGAAAAAACTTGCCCGGGAACAGAGAAAGCTTTCCAGATGTGAAAAGGGCAGCCGTAACTATCAGAAACAGAAGAAAAAGATTGCATTATATCATGAAAAGGTAAAGAACCAGAGGAAGGACTTCCAGCATAAGCTCAGTCACAGCCTTGCAGAAGACTATGACGCGGTATGTGTGGAGGATTTGAACCTGAAGGGGATAGCCGGAGGCCTGCATTTCGGAAAAGGGATACAGGATAACGGATACGGTCAGTTCCTTTCCATGCTTGGATATAAGCTGGAAGAACGTGGAAAATATCTGATAAAAGTAGACAGACATTTTGCATCCAGTAAGATATGCAGCGTATGTGGACATAAGAAGAAAGAGCTGGCATTATCAGAACGGACATACCTATGCGAATGTGGAAACCGGATGGACCGGGATGTGAATGCGGCGGTCAATATTCTGGAAGAAGGAAAAAGAATATATAAAAAATGTGCATAA
- a CDS encoding DegV family protein — MNEYVITTDNNSDLPEKYLTEHGVGCMYLSYAMDGKNYTHGNFLPEHEFYEAMRNGSMPTTAQVNPENARVLLEPYLKEGKDILHIAFSSGLSGTYNSCRIAAEELMEEYPDRKIIVIDSLAASLGQGFLVYLAQEKKEQGEDIETVARWAEENKLHIVHLFTVNDLNHLYRGGRVSRTTAVVGSMLNIKPVLHVDNDGKLTAIGKVRGRKKSLQELVKLMDEKIGSYHDTCHTIFISHGDCEDEANYVAEKVKEKYQINTIIMNQVGATIGAHSGPGTMALFFVGDER; from the coding sequence ATGAACGAATATGTGATCACCACAGACAACAATTCAGACCTTCCAGAGAAATACCTCACCGAGCACGGTGTAGGATGTATGTACCTTAGCTACGCCATGGACGGAAAGAACTATACACACGGAAATTTCCTCCCGGAACATGAATTCTATGAAGCAATGCGAAACGGCTCCATGCCGACCACCGCACAGGTAAACCCGGAGAACGCCAGAGTACTGCTGGAACCATACCTGAAGGAAGGCAAAGATATTCTTCATATTGCATTCTCTTCCGGACTAAGCGGTACATACAACAGCTGCCGCATCGCAGCAGAGGAACTGATGGAAGAATACCCGGACCGCAAGATCATCGTCATAGATTCTCTCGCAGCATCCCTCGGTCAGGGATTTCTGGTCTATCTTGCACAGGAGAAGAAAGAGCAGGGCGAAGATATAGAAACCGTAGCCAGATGGGCAGAAGAGAATAAGCTTCACATAGTACATCTGTTCACAGTCAATGACTTAAATCATCTGTACCGCGGCGGCCGCGTTTCCAGAACTACTGCAGTGGTAGGAAGCATGCTGAACATCAAACCGGTCCTCCATGTGGACAATGACGGAAAACTCACTGCCATTGGTAAAGTTCGCGGCCGTAAGAAATCCCTTCAGGAACTGGTAAAACTCATGGATGAGAAGATAGGCAGCTACCACGACACCTGCCACACCATCTTCATCAGCCACGGCGACTGCGAAGACGAAGCCAACTACGTAGCAGAGAAAGTAAAAGAGAAATACCAGATCAACACCATCATCATGAACCAGGTAGGAGCCACCATCGGCGCCCACTCCGGTCCGGGAACAATGGCATTGTTCTTTGTGGGAGATGAAAGATAA
- a CDS encoding YitT family protein, which produces MLKVNGKKPVGLDYLMIIVGTGLMSLAINSVFDAAGMVTGGFSGIAIIIKAWTKNLIEGGIPLWVTNCVLNLPLFVIAWKVRGFSFIKRAILGEISLSVWLAIQPVWNLAGNDLLLSALYGGVIQGVGIGLVFLGGGTTGGTDMMAAIIQKFLKHYSIAQIMQVIDAMVVLVGMYVFGVHKALYAIIAVYLVTKVSDGLIEGLKFSKAAYIITGKPKEISDMIINDLDRGVTGINARGMYSGQDKLMLFCVVNKKEIIMLKEKVDKIDPDAFVIVTDAREVHGEGFIEKK; this is translated from the coding sequence ATGTTAAAAGTAAATGGGAAAAAGCCGGTAGGGCTGGATTATCTGATGATCATTGTGGGAACCGGTTTGATGTCCCTTGCTATTAATTCTGTATTTGATGCAGCAGGAATGGTAACCGGGGGCTTTTCAGGTATCGCCATTATTATTAAGGCATGGACGAAGAATCTAATAGAAGGCGGAATACCTCTCTGGGTTACAAACTGTGTATTAAACCTTCCACTGTTTGTTATTGCCTGGAAGGTGAGAGGATTTTCTTTTATAAAAAGAGCCATACTGGGTGAAATCTCCCTTTCTGTATGGCTGGCCATCCAGCCGGTATGGAATCTGGCAGGAAATGATCTGCTTCTTTCGGCATTGTACGGTGGTGTGATCCAGGGGGTAGGAATTGGTCTGGTTTTCCTGGGAGGTGGAACAACCGGAGGAACAGACATGATGGCTGCTATTATCCAGAAATTCCTGAAACATTATTCCATTGCACAGATCATGCAAGTGATCGATGCAATGGTTGTGCTTGTGGGAATGTATGTGTTCGGTGTTCATAAAGCTTTATATGCCATCATCGCAGTATATCTGGTGACCAAGGTTTCTGATGGACTGATCGAAGGTTTGAAATTTTCCAAGGCAGCCTATATCATCACAGGAAAGCCAAAAGAGATTTCAGATATGATCATCAATGACCTTGATCGTGGAGTCACAGGAATCAATGCAAGAGGAATGTATTCCGGTCAGGATAAGCTGATGCTCTTCTGTGTAGTGAACAAAAAAGAAATTATCATGTTGAAGGAAAAGGTGGATAAGATCGATCCGGATGCATTTGTGATCGTTACAGATGCAAGAGAAGTACATGGAGAAGGATTTATCGAGAAAAAATAA